In Prunus dulcis chromosome 1, ALMONDv2, whole genome shotgun sequence, the following are encoded in one genomic region:
- the LOC117632539 gene encoding prolyl endopeptidase-like isoform X1, translating into MGSLCALDVPLQYPRVRRDESVIDDYHGVKIADPYRWLEDPDSEETKDFVQKQVELTQSVLKECDTRGKLSEKITKLFDHPRYDPPYRKGNKYFYSHNTGLQAQNVIYVQDSLDGEPEVLLDPNTLSEDGTVSLNTHSVSEDAKYMAYALSTSGSDWVTIKVMRVEDKKIEPDTLSWVKFSGISWTHDNKGFFYSRYPAPKTVDLFCREGKDIDAGTETNANLYHEVYYHFVGTDQSKDILCWKDPENPKYLFGAYVTTDGKYIILSINEGCDPVNKFYYCDMSALPNGLEGLREKNDLLPVLKLIDTFDAMYDLIANDDTVFTFLTNKDAPKYKLVRVDLKEPTVWTDVLQEAEKDVLESVCAVNGSQMIVSYLSDVKCVLQIRDLNSGNLLHQLPIDIGSVSGISGRREDSTAFFEFTSFLTPGIIYQCNLANEIPDMKVFREITVPGFDRSEFQVDQVFIPGKDGNEIPMFVVARKNIPLDGSHPCLLYGYGGFEISITPYFSVSRIVLTRHLGAVFCIANIRGGGEYGEEWHKSGSLAKKQNCFDDFISAAEYLVSAGYTQPSKLCIEGGSNGGLLVGACINQRPDLFGCALAHVGVMDMLRFHKFTIGHAWTSDYGCSDKEEEFQWLIKYSPLHNVSRPWELHASQPHQYPSTMLLTADHDDRVVPLHTLKLLATLQYVLSTSLEKSPQTNPIIGRIECKAGHGSGRPTQKMIDEAADRYSFMAKMLGASWIE; encoded by the exons ATGGGCTCCCTTTGTGCCCTAGACGTGCCCTTGCAATACCCTAGAGTCCGCAGAGATGAGTCTGTTATCGATGACTACCATGGCGTCAAGATTGCCGATCCTTATAGATG GCTTGAAGATCCTGATTCAGAAGAGACCAAAGATTTTGTACAGAAACAAGTGGAACTGACACAGTCGGTTCTAAAGGAATGCGATACGAGAGGTAAGCTTAGTGAAAAGATCACCAAGCTTTTCGATCACCCACGCTATGATCCACCTTATAGGAAAGGGAATAAGTACTTTTACTCCCATAACACTGGGCTTCAAGCCCAAAACGTCATCTACGTCCAG GACAGTTTGGATGGAGAACCAGAGGTTTTACTTGATCCTAATACGCTCAGTGAAGATGGGACTGTATCTTTGAACACACATTCTGTAAGTGAAGACGCCAAGTACATGGCCTATGCCCTTAGCACAAGTGGCAGTGATTGGGTAACAATCAAAGTGATGCGGGTTGAGGATAAGAAGATCGAGCCTGATACTTTATCTTGG GTCAAGTTTTCGGGGATTTCCTGGACACATGATAACAAAGGGTTTTTCTACAGCCGATATCCAGCTCCAAA AACTGTTGATTTGTTCTgtagagaaggaaaagatatTGATGCTGGGACAGAGACCAACGCAAATCTTTATCATGAGGTTTACTATCATTTCGTGGGTACAGATCAATCAAAAGACATACTATGCTGGAAGGATCCTGAAAATCCTAAATACTTGTTTGGAGCCTATGTTACTACAGATGGGAAG TATATTATTCTATCCATTAATGAGGGTTGTGACCCAgtcaacaaattttattaCTGTGACATGTCTGCACTTCCAAATGGGCTTGAAGGTCTAAGGGAGAAAAATGATTTGCTCCCAGTTCTGAAGCTTATCGATACATTTGATGCAATGTATGATCTCATTGCAAATGATGACACTGTGTTTACTTTTCTGACAAACAAAGATGCTCCAAAATATAAGTTGGTCCGAGTTGATCTAAAGGAACCAACTGTTTGGACTGACGTTCTCCAAGAAGCTGAAAAAGATGTACTTGAATCAGTATGTGCTGTGAATGGTAGCCAAATGATTGTTAGTTACTTGAGTGATGTGAAGTGTGTACTACAGATTAGGGATTTGAATTCAGGTAACTTGCTGCATCAATTACCCATTGACATTGGCTCGGTTAGTGGGATTTCTGGAAGACGTGAAGACAGCACTGCTTTTTTTGAGTTTACGAGTTTTCTCACCCCTGGTATAATATATCAGTGTAATTTAGCGAACGAAATTCCGGACATGAAGGTATTTCGCGAAATTACAGTTCCTGGGTTTGATCGCTCAGAGTTCCAAGTTGATCAG GTATTCATTCCCGGTAAGGATGGAAATGAGATACCAATGTTTGTCGTGGCCAGAAAGAACATTCCTTTGGATGGATCACACCCGTGCTTGCTATATGGATATGGTGGATTCGAAATTAGTATTACGCCTTATTTCAGTGTTAGTCGTATTGTACTTACAAGACATTTAGGTGCTGTTTTCTGCATAGCAAATATCCGTGGTGGTGGAGAGTACGGGGAGGAATGGCATAAATCAGGCTCCCTCGCCAAAAAGCAAAATTGCTTTGATGACTTCATTTCTGCAGCTGAATACCTGGTATCTGCCGGTTATACCCAACCCAGCAAGTTGTGTATTGAAGGTGGAAGTAATGGTGGGCTGCTTGTTGGAGCTTGCATAAATCAG AGACCTGATCTTTTTGGTTGTGCACTAGCTCATGTTGGTGTTATGGACATGCTACGGTTCCACAAGTTTACCATAG GTCATGCATGGACTTCTGATTATGGCTGTTCTGACAAGGAGGAAGAATTCCAATGGTTAATTAA GTACTCGCCTTTACACAATGTAAGCAGACCATGGGAACTGCATGCAAGCCAACCTCACCAGTACCCATCTACCATGCTATTGACTGCAGATCATGATGATCGAGTCGTACCGTTGCACACGTTGAAGTTATTGGCG ACCTTGCAGTATGTTCTGAGCACAAGTTTGGAGAAAAGCCCACAGACCAATCCGATTATTGGTCGCATTGAATGCAAGGCAGGGCATGGAAGTGGACGTCCAACCCAGAAAATG ATTGATGAAGCTGCTGACCGGTATAGTTTCATGGCTAAGATGTTGGGTGCATCATGGATAGAGTAG
- the LOC117632539 gene encoding prolyl endopeptidase-like isoform X2 codes for MGSLCALDVPLQYPRVRRDESVIDDYHGVKIADPYRWLEDPDSEETKDFVQKQVELTQSVLKECDTRGKLSEKITKLFDHPRYDPPYRKGNKYFYSHNTGLQAQNVIYVQDSLDGEPEVLLDPNTLSEDGTVSLNTHSVSEDAKYMAYALSTSGSDWVTIKVMRVEDKKIEPDTLSWVKFSGISWTHDNKGFFYSRYPAPKEGKDIDAGTETNANLYHEVYYHFVGTDQSKDILCWKDPENPKYLFGAYVTTDGKYIILSINEGCDPVNKFYYCDMSALPNGLEGLREKNDLLPVLKLIDTFDAMYDLIANDDTVFTFLTNKDAPKYKLVRVDLKEPTVWTDVLQEAEKDVLESVCAVNGSQMIVSYLSDVKCVLQIRDLNSGNLLHQLPIDIGSVSGISGRREDSTAFFEFTSFLTPGIIYQCNLANEIPDMKVFREITVPGFDRSEFQVDQVFIPGKDGNEIPMFVVARKNIPLDGSHPCLLYGYGGFEISITPYFSVSRIVLTRHLGAVFCIANIRGGGEYGEEWHKSGSLAKKQNCFDDFISAAEYLVSAGYTQPSKLCIEGGSNGGLLVGACINQRPDLFGCALAHVGVMDMLRFHKFTIGHAWTSDYGCSDKEEEFQWLIKYSPLHNVSRPWELHASQPHQYPSTMLLTADHDDRVVPLHTLKLLATLQYVLSTSLEKSPQTNPIIGRIECKAGHGSGRPTQKMIDEAADRYSFMAKMLGASWIE; via the exons ATGGGCTCCCTTTGTGCCCTAGACGTGCCCTTGCAATACCCTAGAGTCCGCAGAGATGAGTCTGTTATCGATGACTACCATGGCGTCAAGATTGCCGATCCTTATAGATG GCTTGAAGATCCTGATTCAGAAGAGACCAAAGATTTTGTACAGAAACAAGTGGAACTGACACAGTCGGTTCTAAAGGAATGCGATACGAGAGGTAAGCTTAGTGAAAAGATCACCAAGCTTTTCGATCACCCACGCTATGATCCACCTTATAGGAAAGGGAATAAGTACTTTTACTCCCATAACACTGGGCTTCAAGCCCAAAACGTCATCTACGTCCAG GACAGTTTGGATGGAGAACCAGAGGTTTTACTTGATCCTAATACGCTCAGTGAAGATGGGACTGTATCTTTGAACACACATTCTGTAAGTGAAGACGCCAAGTACATGGCCTATGCCCTTAGCACAAGTGGCAGTGATTGGGTAACAATCAAAGTGATGCGGGTTGAGGATAAGAAGATCGAGCCTGATACTTTATCTTGG GTCAAGTTTTCGGGGATTTCCTGGACACATGATAACAAAGGGTTTTTCTACAGCCGATATCCAGCTCCAAA agaaggaaaagatatTGATGCTGGGACAGAGACCAACGCAAATCTTTATCATGAGGTTTACTATCATTTCGTGGGTACAGATCAATCAAAAGACATACTATGCTGGAAGGATCCTGAAAATCCTAAATACTTGTTTGGAGCCTATGTTACTACAGATGGGAAG TATATTATTCTATCCATTAATGAGGGTTGTGACCCAgtcaacaaattttattaCTGTGACATGTCTGCACTTCCAAATGGGCTTGAAGGTCTAAGGGAGAAAAATGATTTGCTCCCAGTTCTGAAGCTTATCGATACATTTGATGCAATGTATGATCTCATTGCAAATGATGACACTGTGTTTACTTTTCTGACAAACAAAGATGCTCCAAAATATAAGTTGGTCCGAGTTGATCTAAAGGAACCAACTGTTTGGACTGACGTTCTCCAAGAAGCTGAAAAAGATGTACTTGAATCAGTATGTGCTGTGAATGGTAGCCAAATGATTGTTAGTTACTTGAGTGATGTGAAGTGTGTACTACAGATTAGGGATTTGAATTCAGGTAACTTGCTGCATCAATTACCCATTGACATTGGCTCGGTTAGTGGGATTTCTGGAAGACGTGAAGACAGCACTGCTTTTTTTGAGTTTACGAGTTTTCTCACCCCTGGTATAATATATCAGTGTAATTTAGCGAACGAAATTCCGGACATGAAGGTATTTCGCGAAATTACAGTTCCTGGGTTTGATCGCTCAGAGTTCCAAGTTGATCAG GTATTCATTCCCGGTAAGGATGGAAATGAGATACCAATGTTTGTCGTGGCCAGAAAGAACATTCCTTTGGATGGATCACACCCGTGCTTGCTATATGGATATGGTGGATTCGAAATTAGTATTACGCCTTATTTCAGTGTTAGTCGTATTGTACTTACAAGACATTTAGGTGCTGTTTTCTGCATAGCAAATATCCGTGGTGGTGGAGAGTACGGGGAGGAATGGCATAAATCAGGCTCCCTCGCCAAAAAGCAAAATTGCTTTGATGACTTCATTTCTGCAGCTGAATACCTGGTATCTGCCGGTTATACCCAACCCAGCAAGTTGTGTATTGAAGGTGGAAGTAATGGTGGGCTGCTTGTTGGAGCTTGCATAAATCAG AGACCTGATCTTTTTGGTTGTGCACTAGCTCATGTTGGTGTTATGGACATGCTACGGTTCCACAAGTTTACCATAG GTCATGCATGGACTTCTGATTATGGCTGTTCTGACAAGGAGGAAGAATTCCAATGGTTAATTAA GTACTCGCCTTTACACAATGTAAGCAGACCATGGGAACTGCATGCAAGCCAACCTCACCAGTACCCATCTACCATGCTATTGACTGCAGATCATGATGATCGAGTCGTACCGTTGCACACGTTGAAGTTATTGGCG ACCTTGCAGTATGTTCTGAGCACAAGTTTGGAGAAAAGCCCACAGACCAATCCGATTATTGGTCGCATTGAATGCAAGGCAGGGCATGGAAGTGGACGTCCAACCCAGAAAATG ATTGATGAAGCTGCTGACCGGTATAGTTTCATGGCTAAGATGTTGGGTGCATCATGGATAGAGTAG